Proteins encoded by one window of Pseudonocardia sp. HH130629-09:
- a CDS encoding FAD binding domain-containing protein — translation MKPAAFTYHRASSVRGAVDLLTELADDEPKLLAGGQSLVAMMNYRMARPGHLIDLTHVPGLAGIHRTGGALRIGALTTHRAVERADLGPDFGVLPAAMRWVGHLPIRTRGTVGGSIAHGDATAEWCLLAVLLDAVVVAEGPGGRREIRAREFFLGPFTTALAPDEVIVEVVFPRPAPRGALTEYADRRGDFAVVAAGVDLDTEEVVLGGVGAVPLLVGPAGTPSEIADGLELRDEAGIPAAYRRGLVRTLVARAREEAAGG, via the coding sequence GTGAAGCCCGCCGCGTTCACCTACCACCGGGCGTCGTCGGTGCGCGGGGCGGTCGACCTGCTGACCGAGTTGGCCGACGACGAGCCCAAGCTGCTCGCCGGCGGGCAGAGCCTGGTCGCGATGATGAACTACCGGATGGCCCGCCCCGGGCACCTGATCGACCTCACGCACGTGCCGGGCCTGGCCGGCATCCACCGCACCGGCGGTGCACTCCGGATCGGCGCACTCACCACGCACCGGGCCGTCGAGCGGGCCGACCTCGGGCCGGACTTCGGGGTTCTCCCGGCCGCGATGCGCTGGGTCGGGCACCTGCCGATCCGCACCCGCGGCACCGTCGGCGGGTCGATCGCGCACGGCGACGCCACCGCCGAGTGGTGTCTGCTGGCCGTGCTCCTCGACGCCGTGGTCGTCGCCGAGGGGCCGGGCGGGCGCCGCGAGATCCGGGCGCGGGAGTTCTTCCTCGGTCCGTTCACCACCGCCCTGGCCCCCGACGAGGTGATCGTCGAGGTCGTGTTCCCCCGGCCCGCGCCGCGGGGGGCGCTCACCGAGTACGCCGACCGGCGTGGCGACTTCGCCGTCGTCGCGGCGGGGGTGGACCTGGACACCGAGGAGGTCGTGCTCGGTGGGGTCGGCGCCGTCCCGCTGCTGGTCGGCCCGGCCGGGACGCCGTCGGAGATCGCCGACGGGCTGGAGCTGCGCGACGAGGCCGGGATCCCCGCGGCGTACCGCCGCGGCCTGGTCCGCACCCTCGTCGCCCGGGCACGGGAGGAGGCCGCCGGTGGCTGA